Proteins from a genomic interval of Chroococcidiopsis thermalis PCC 7203:
- a CDS encoding glycosyltransferase family 4 protein has protein sequence MHVLHILNHVLEAGNGIVNVAVDLACLQAQAGCKVGVASAGGGYEKLLMQHGVEHFKLDQTRKPIELIEAARGYRAIVKEFDPNIVHAHMMTGVVLASTLRFQSQYALVSTVHNEFQRSAVLMGLADRVIAVSKAVADSMVRRGIPEQKLRVISNGTLGSPRTCQLKECVPVTLKHPAIVTVAGMYKRKGIAELVAAFAQIAADFPTAHLYLVGDGPDRELFEAQARNTPVSDRIHFERFQPQPQRYLMAADIFVLASHRDPSPLVIPEAREAGCAIVATHVDGIPEALDGGKAGILVPAADSHALAAALTELLNEPPILHAWKDKARQNIERLTATRVHQETLAVYDELAMREDS, from the coding sequence ATGCACGTACTGCATATTTTGAATCACGTGCTAGAAGCTGGTAACGGCATAGTTAACGTAGCGGTAGATTTAGCGTGTCTGCAAGCACAGGCGGGTTGCAAAGTGGGTGTGGCTTCTGCTGGGGGAGGCTATGAGAAGTTACTCATGCAACATGGTGTCGAGCACTTCAAACTAGACCAGACGAGAAAACCAATCGAGTTGATCGAAGCTGCTAGAGGTTATCGAGCCATTGTCAAAGAGTTTGACCCCAACATCGTTCATGCTCATATGATGACGGGAGTTGTCTTAGCAAGTACTTTGAGATTTCAGTCGCAATACGCTCTCGTATCGACGGTACATAACGAATTTCAGCGTAGTGCTGTTCTGATGGGTTTGGCAGATCGCGTCATTGCAGTCAGCAAGGCTGTGGCAGACTCTATGGTACGGCGTGGTATTCCAGAGCAAAAACTGCGGGTGATATCCAACGGTACGCTAGGTAGCCCTCGGACTTGCCAACTCAAAGAGTGCGTCCCCGTAACTCTAAAACACCCAGCGATCGTGACCGTGGCGGGAATGTACAAACGCAAGGGGATTGCTGAGTTAGTTGCTGCCTTTGCCCAAATTGCTGCTGATTTTCCTACAGCTCATCTTTACTTAGTTGGGGATGGTCCCGATCGCGAACTATTTGAAGCTCAAGCACGGAACACGCCTGTTAGCGATCGCATCCACTTCGAGCGGTTTCAACCACAACCGCAACGCTATTTAATGGCTGCTGACATTTTCGTACTGGCTTCCCACCGCGATCCCTCTCCTTTGGTGATTCCAGAAGCGCGGGAAGCAGGATGTGCTATTGTTGCCACTCACGTCGATGGCATTCCTGAAGCTTTGGACGGTGGGAAGGCAGGCATCTTAGTCCCAGCAGCAGACAGTCATGCTTTAGCAGCTGCTCTGACTGAATTACTGAACGAGCCGCCAATTCTCCACGCTTGGAAAGACAAAGCACGACAGAATATAGAACGTCTGACGGCGACTAGAGTTCATCAAGAAACCCTAGCAGTCTATGACGAACTTGCCATGCGTGAAGACAGTTAA
- a CDS encoding O-antigen ligase family protein — translation MNSKQTLSTPTFGLQPAPAWMAIIGFSLITALCLVAASGIARYAFPLSAFVVGAFLYFRYPVFYVSFTWWIWFLTPLLARIVDFKSGWDAQRLMLVTPFLVSLLSGITLIRYLPKAYRQGGLPLILAFVAVLYGFLIGLVKNSPMAATRASLDWFTPILFGFHLFINWRDYPKLSKIIQQTFLWGVLVSGVYGVVQYLVAPMWDRFWIIETELVTNGRPEPLGIRVFSTMHSPFPFAVAMMAGLVLLFNTKGTLRIPASVGGYLAFLLSAVRAAWGGWLVALITLLTSMKARLQRRLIISILVMSVCVIPLATIEPFSEVINTRLQSFSEIQKDTSANDRAATYEQQLNLALSDFLGKGLGGMYATNSEGQLEQVILDSGVLDLFFTLGWFGAIPYLGGIVLIIYTLLQNSELRLDSFASAARAISIGVLVQMPLGNTIVSLAGMVFWCFVAMCLAARNYYQQQKRSQSTNMVGSRDR, via the coding sequence GTGAACTCTAAGCAAACACTTTCAACTCCTACTTTCGGATTGCAACCAGCGCCAGCTTGGATGGCAATTATCGGATTTTCACTGATTACAGCACTGTGCCTGGTTGCTGCTAGCGGGATCGCACGCTACGCTTTTCCCCTAAGTGCTTTTGTTGTGGGTGCGTTTCTCTATTTTCGCTATCCTGTCTTTTACGTCAGCTTTACTTGGTGGATTTGGTTTCTCACGCCGTTGCTTGCTCGCATCGTCGATTTTAAGAGCGGCTGGGATGCACAGCGTTTAATGCTGGTCACGCCTTTTCTCGTCTCGTTGCTAAGCGGGATTACTCTCATCCGCTATTTACCTAAAGCATATCGTCAAGGCGGCTTACCCTTGATCTTGGCTTTTGTTGCCGTACTCTATGGTTTTCTAATCGGATTGGTGAAGAATTCGCCTATGGCAGCAACGCGAGCGAGTCTGGACTGGTTCACGCCAATCCTGTTTGGCTTCCATCTATTTATCAACTGGCGCGATTATCCCAAGCTCAGCAAGATAATTCAGCAGACTTTCCTTTGGGGCGTGCTAGTTTCCGGTGTCTATGGTGTCGTGCAATACTTAGTTGCACCAATGTGGGATCGGTTCTGGATTATTGAAACAGAATTGGTGACAAATGGCAGACCAGAACCACTTGGCATTCGCGTGTTTAGTACCATGCATTCGCCCTTTCCTTTTGCCGTGGCAATGATGGCGGGTCTGGTGTTGTTATTTAACACGAAAGGAACTTTGCGTATCCCTGCTTCTGTAGGGGGGTATTTGGCTTTTCTGCTATCGGCAGTAAGAGCAGCATGGGGCGGGTGGCTAGTGGCACTTATCACCTTGCTGACTTCCATGAAAGCACGCCTACAGCGACGATTAATTATTTCCATCTTAGTGATGTCTGTGTGCGTGATCCCGTTGGCAACGATCGAGCCTTTCTCGGAAGTCATTAATACTCGCTTACAGTCCTTTTCAGAGATTCAAAAAGATACCAGTGCTAACGATCGCGCTGCTACCTACGAGCAACAACTCAATCTTGCCCTATCTGATTTTCTCGGTAAAGGGTTGGGAGGGATGTACGCTACTAACAGTGAAGGTCAGTTAGAACAAGTTATCCTCGACAGTGGCGTTCTCGATTTATTCTTCACCCTGGGCTGGTTTGGTGCGATCCCCTACTTGGGGGGCATTGTTCTCATTATCTATACGCTGCTGCAAAATTCCGAACTGCGGTTGGACTCTTTTGCTAGTGCTGCCCGTGCGATTAGTATTGGCGTTCTCGTTCAGATGCCACTGGGAAATACCATAGTTTCGCTTGCGGGTATGGTTTTTTGGTGCTTTGTGGCTATGTGTTTGGCAGCACGTAACTACTACCAGCAGCAGAAGCGATCGCAGTCAACGAATATGGTAGGGAGTAGGGATCGGTGA
- the glyS gene encoding glycine--tRNA ligase subunit beta — MPNFLLEVGTEELPASFVDSAIAQWRSRIPQSLTNHNLTAEAIEVYGTPRRLAVLIKGLPSQQPDRDEEIKGPPAQAAFRDGKPTKAAEGFAKKQGVELDALEIRPTDKGEFVFVRVSYPGRPVAEILSQLVPEWIFGLEGKRFMRWGDGDLKFSRPIVWLVALLDTEVLPIQIENSSEIIKSDRISWGHRVLHPESISIPQATDYVSCLRSAFVDVEVEQRKAKIEAQVNAIAQQLNGSVTIYPELLAEVTNLVEWSTAVVGKFDSEFLNLPPEVITTVMVSHQRYFPIFQVGAHSRASLLPNFITISNGDPAKSDIIAAGNERVIRARLADGQFFYKTDLAKPLESYLLQLEKVTFQEDLGSVGDKVGRIISIAQQINEQLQVSQQERHQIERAASLCKADLVTQMVFEFPELQGVMGQKYAIESGESETVATAIFEHYLPRNAGDRLPETLAGQVVGVADRLDTIVSIFGLGMLPTGSSDPFALRRAANAIVSIIWAANLSINLYQLLEQTARDFIKTYAKTSMETLNASLQEFFIQRIRTLLQEERSIDYDLVNAVLGESDAEYRLRALQDLLDVRDRALFLQSIRNNGTLDKIYETVNRSTRLAAQGDLDFTQLQPENLVKPKLFQKSSEQAFYDALLQLVPQTQAARESRNYQQLVDALIQIAPTVSNFFDGEQSVLVMDADPEIRRNRLNLLGLLRNHARVLANFGEIVKN, encoded by the coding sequence ATGCCTAATTTCCTATTAGAAGTCGGAACCGAAGAACTCCCCGCCAGTTTTGTCGATAGCGCAATCGCGCAATGGCGATCGCGTATTCCCCAAAGTCTTACCAATCATAATCTTACGGCAGAAGCAATCGAAGTTTACGGTACTCCCCGCCGCCTCGCCGTACTCATCAAAGGTCTACCATCGCAACAACCAGACCGAGACGAGGAAATTAAAGGACCACCCGCGCAAGCTGCATTTAGAGACGGGAAACCCACAAAAGCTGCTGAAGGCTTTGCCAAAAAGCAAGGGGTAGAATTAGATGCTTTAGAAATTCGTCCTACGGATAAAGGCGAGTTTGTGTTTGTCCGCGTCTCTTATCCAGGTCGTCCTGTCGCAGAAATCTTGTCTCAACTCGTCCCTGAGTGGATTTTCGGCTTAGAAGGGAAGCGGTTTATGCGTTGGGGAGACGGCGATTTAAAGTTTTCCCGTCCGATTGTGTGGTTGGTCGCTTTATTAGATACAGAAGTCTTACCAATTCAAATTGAAAATAGTTCCGAAATAATTAAAAGCGATCGCATTTCGTGGGGACACCGCGTTTTACATCCAGAATCAATATCCATTCCCCAAGCCACTGATTACGTCTCTTGCTTGCGTTCTGCTTTTGTCGATGTCGAGGTCGAACAGCGCAAAGCAAAAATTGAAGCACAAGTCAATGCGATCGCGCAACAATTAAATGGTAGCGTTACGATCTATCCCGAATTATTAGCAGAAGTGACGAATTTAGTTGAATGGTCTACTGCTGTAGTCGGAAAATTCGACTCAGAATTTTTGAACTTACCTCCAGAAGTGATTACTACGGTAATGGTAAGCCACCAACGATATTTTCCCATATTTCAAGTAGGGGCGCACAGCCGTGCGTCTCTACTACCGAATTTTATTACTATTTCTAATGGAGATCCTGCTAAATCAGATATTATTGCCGCAGGTAACGAACGAGTGATTCGCGCCAGGTTAGCTGACGGACAATTTTTCTACAAAACCGATTTGGCAAAACCTTTAGAAAGCTATTTACTGCAACTCGAAAAAGTTACATTTCAAGAAGATTTAGGCTCAGTTGGCGACAAAGTTGGACGCATTATTAGTATCGCGCAGCAAATTAACGAACAGTTGCAAGTAAGCCAACAAGAACGCCACCAAATCGAACGCGCTGCTAGCTTGTGTAAAGCAGATTTAGTCACCCAAATGGTGTTTGAGTTCCCAGAATTGCAAGGCGTAATGGGACAAAAATATGCTATAGAAAGTGGTGAATCGGAAACCGTAGCTACAGCTATCTTTGAACATTATCTACCACGTAATGCAGGCGATCGCCTACCTGAAACTTTAGCAGGTCAAGTTGTCGGAGTTGCCGATCGCCTCGATACCATAGTCAGCATTTTCGGCTTAGGAATGCTACCTACAGGTTCCTCCGATCCTTTTGCTCTGCGCCGTGCGGCAAATGCGATCGTTTCCATTATATGGGCGGCTAATTTATCAATTAATCTTTACCAATTATTAGAGCAAACGGCAAGAGATTTTATTAAAACTTATGCCAAAACTAGTATGGAGACGTTAAACGCATCTCTACAGGAATTTTTCATTCAAAGAATTCGCACGCTATTACAAGAAGAACGAAGTATCGACTACGATTTAGTCAATGCCGTACTGGGAGAAAGCGATGCTGAATACAGATTACGGGCATTACAAGACTTATTAGATGTACGCGATCGCGCTCTTTTCTTACAATCTATTCGTAATAACGGCACTCTAGATAAAATCTACGAAACCGTCAACCGTTCCACCCGTCTCGCGGCTCAAGGAGATTTAGATTTCACGCAGTTGCAGCCAGAAAACTTAGTCAAGCCAAAACTTTTTCAAAAATCTTCCGAGCAAGCTTTCTACGATGCTTTATTGCAACTCGTTCCCCAAACTCAAGCCGCTAGAGAATCGCGGAACTATCAACAATTAGTAGATGCTTTGATTCAAATTGCTCCTACTGTTAGCAATTTCTTCGATGGAGAACAAAGCGTTTTAGTTATGGATGCCGATCCAGAAATTAGGCGCAATCGCTTGAATCTACTCGGTTTACTTCGCAATCATGCTCGCGTGTTGGCAAATTTTGGCGAAATTGTAAAGAACTAA